In Streptomyces puniciscabiei, a single genomic region encodes these proteins:
- a CDS encoding sensor histidine kinase: protein MRARLLPLLIILMAAVLIALGLPLAISVAAAQQQKVVVDRIDDTARFAALAQYVTDGPSGSRRTSVDERLQALRSELASYYGVYGIRAGVFYRNGSAMANAPDDWFVPRTGEVRDAFEESLLSRRSHDPRQVWPWQRSRLVVASPVIRDGDVVAVVVTDSPTGPMRSRTLRGWLIIGAGEIAAMLLAVGAALRLTGWVLRPVRVLDATTHDIATGRLKSRVAVGGGPPELRRLARSFNEMADNVEDVLEQQRAFVADASHQLRNPLSALLLRIELLALELPEDNEEIASVRTEGKRLAQVLDDLLDLALAEHAEADLTLTDIGALTEERIAAWSPAAAAKGVRLTGDCPPTTGWADPITLSSALDALIDNAVKFTPEGGTVEVCVAADGDRSTVVVTDTGPGLTDEELARVGDRFWRSGRHQNIKGSGLGLSIVRALLTAGGGSIDYAHHEPRGLRVTVTVPRHGGS, encoded by the coding sequence GTGCGCGCACGTCTGCTGCCGCTGCTCATCATCCTGATGGCAGCCGTCCTGATCGCCCTCGGGCTTCCGCTCGCCATCAGCGTGGCCGCCGCACAGCAGCAGAAGGTCGTCGTCGACCGCATCGACGACACGGCACGCTTCGCGGCCCTCGCCCAGTACGTCACCGACGGGCCCAGCGGATCGCGCCGCACCAGCGTCGACGAGCGCCTGCAGGCGCTGCGCAGCGAACTCGCCAGCTACTACGGCGTCTACGGCATCCGCGCGGGCGTCTTCTACCGCAACGGCTCGGCGATGGCCAACGCCCCCGACGACTGGTTCGTCCCGCGGACGGGGGAGGTGCGGGACGCGTTCGAGGAGTCGCTGCTCAGCCGGCGCAGCCATGACCCGCGCCAGGTGTGGCCCTGGCAGCGCAGCCGGCTGGTCGTGGCCTCGCCGGTGATCCGGGACGGCGATGTCGTGGCGGTCGTGGTCACCGACTCGCCCACCGGACCGATGCGTTCACGGACCCTGCGCGGCTGGCTGATCATCGGGGCCGGCGAGATCGCGGCGATGCTGCTGGCCGTGGGCGCGGCACTGCGGCTGACCGGCTGGGTGCTCAGACCGGTACGGGTCCTGGACGCCACCACCCACGACATCGCCACCGGACGGCTGAAGTCGCGGGTCGCGGTCGGCGGCGGACCGCCGGAACTCAGACGGCTCGCCCGTTCGTTCAACGAGATGGCGGACAACGTCGAGGACGTGCTGGAGCAGCAGCGCGCCTTCGTCGCGGACGCCTCGCACCAGCTGCGCAACCCCCTCTCGGCGCTGCTGCTGCGCATCGAACTGCTCGCACTCGAACTGCCGGAGGACAATGAGGAGATCGCCTCGGTCCGCACCGAGGGCAAGCGCCTCGCGCAGGTGCTGGACGACCTGCTGGATCTGGCGCTGGCCGAGCACGCCGAGGCGGACCTGACGCTGACCGACATCGGCGCCCTCACCGAGGAGCGGATCGCCGCCTGGTCTCCGGCCGCCGCGGCCAAGGGGGTACGGCTGACCGGGGACTGTCCGCCCACCACCGGCTGGGCCGACCCGATCACCCTGTCCAGCGCCCTGGACGCGCTGATCGACAACGCCGTGAAGTTCACCCCCGAGGGCGGCACGGTGGAGGTCTGCGTAGCCGCCGACGGCGACAGATCCACGGTCGTCGTCACCGACACCGGGCCCGGCCTCACCGACGAGGAACTCGCGCGCGTCGGCGACCGTTTCTGGCGCAGCGGGCGTCACCAGAACATCAAGGGTTCGGGCCTCGGCCTGTCCATCGTCCGCGCGTTGCTCACGGCCGGCGGCGGCTCGATCGACTACGCCCACCATGAGCCGCGGGGGCTGCGGGTGACGGTGACCGTGCCTCGGCACGGGGGATCCTGA
- a CDS encoding response regulator transcription factor — translation MRLLLVEDDNHVAAALSAVLARHGFEVTHARSGEEALQALVPEGNGFGVVLLDLGLPDQDGYEVCGKIRKRTSTPVIMVTARSDVRSRIHGLNLGADDYVVKPYDTGELLARIHAVSRRTVHEDPAAGSESALHLGSMRIELPTRQVTVDGSTVQLTRKEFDLLALLAQRPGVVFRREQIISEVWRTSWEGTGRTLEVHVASLRAKLRMPALIETVRGVGYRLVAPAA, via the coding sequence ATGAGACTGCTGCTCGTCGAGGACGACAACCACGTCGCCGCGGCCCTGTCCGCCGTACTCGCGCGACACGGTTTCGAGGTCACCCACGCGCGCAGCGGCGAGGAGGCCCTGCAGGCGCTCGTCCCCGAGGGCAACGGTTTCGGCGTGGTCCTGCTCGACCTGGGCCTGCCCGACCAGGACGGCTACGAGGTCTGCGGCAAGATCCGCAAGCGCACCAGCACCCCGGTGATCATGGTGACCGCCCGCTCCGACGTCCGCTCCCGCATCCACGGGCTCAACCTGGGCGCCGACGACTACGTGGTGAAGCCCTACGACACCGGGGAACTGCTCGCGCGCATCCACGCCGTCAGCCGGCGCACCGTCCACGAGGACCCGGCGGCCGGCAGCGAGAGCGCCCTCCACCTCGGGTCCATGCGCATCGAACTGCCCACCCGGCAGGTCACCGTGGATGGTTCGACAGTCCAACTGACCCGCAAGGAGTTCGACCTGCTCGCCCTGCTCGCGCAACGCCCGGGAGTGGTCTTCCGGCGGGAGCAGATCATCAGCGAGGTCTGGCGCACCAGTTGGGAGGGCACCGGCCGCACCCTGGAGGTGCATGTCGCCTCCCTGCGCGCCAAACTGCGCATGCCCGCGCTGATCGAGACCGTACGCGGCGTCGGCTACCGGCTCGTCGCCCCGGCCGCCTAG
- a CDS encoding amino acid ABC transporter ATP-binding protein, which yields MTNVSVTKEDTVVTSDELVVLKSVNKHFGALHVLQDIDLTIARGEVVVVIGPSGSGKSTLCRTINRLETIDSGTITIDGRPLPQEGRELARLRADVGMVFQSFNLFAHKTVLENVMLGQLKVRRTDKKQAEEKARSLLDRVGVGTQADKYPAQLSGGQQQRVAIARALAMGPKVMLFDEPTSALDPEMINEVLEVMQQLAREGMTMVVVTHEMGFARSAANRVVFMADGRIVEQAAPDQFFSNPRSDRAKDFLSKILHH from the coding sequence ATGACCAATGTATCGGTGACCAAGGAAGACACTGTGGTCACGTCCGACGAACTGGTCGTCCTGAAGAGCGTCAACAAGCACTTCGGCGCGTTGCACGTACTCCAGGACATCGACCTGACGATCGCCCGCGGCGAGGTCGTCGTGGTCATCGGGCCCTCCGGGTCCGGGAAGTCGACCCTGTGCCGCACGATCAACCGCCTGGAGACGATCGACTCCGGCACCATCACCATCGACGGCAGGCCCCTCCCCCAGGAGGGCAGGGAGCTGGCCCGGCTGCGGGCCGACGTCGGCATGGTCTTCCAGTCCTTCAACCTCTTCGCGCACAAGACCGTGCTCGAGAACGTGATGCTGGGCCAGCTCAAGGTCCGCAGGACGGACAAGAAGCAGGCCGAGGAGAAGGCCCGGTCCCTGCTCGACCGTGTCGGCGTGGGCACGCAGGCCGACAAGTACCCCGCCCAGCTGTCCGGCGGCCAGCAGCAGCGCGTCGCCATCGCGCGGGCACTGGCGATGGGCCCGAAGGTCATGCTCTTCGACGAGCCGACCTCCGCCCTCGACCCCGAGATGATCAACGAGGTCCTCGAGGTCATGCAGCAGCTCGCCCGTGAGGGCATGACGATGGTCGTCGTCACCCACGAGATGGGCTTCGCACGGTCGGCTGCGAACCGCGTGGTGTTCATGGCCGACGGCCGGATCGTCGAGCAGGCCGCGCCGGACCAGTTCTTCAGCAACCCGCGCAGCGACCGGGCCAAGGACTTCCTGTCCAAGATCCTGCACCACTGA
- a CDS encoding glutamate ABC transporter substrate-binding protein yields MKLRKVTAASAAVLAIAVGATACGGGKKDDNGSSGGGKKIAIGIKFDQPGLGQKTPQGYAGFDVDVATYVAKKLGYSADQIEWKESKSADRETMLQRGDVDFIAATYSITPKREQKVDFAGPYLLAHQDVLLRADETKIKSPSDLNGKKLCSVTGSTSAQNLHDRLAPKANLQTYPTYSACLGGLQSGAIDALTTDDSILAGYASQAQFKGKFKLGGFKMTNENYGIGVKKGSALKAKINKALEEMVSDGSWQAAVKKNLGPADYKNEPAPKIGDIKS; encoded by the coding sequence ATGAAGCTCCGCAAGGTCACCGCCGCCTCGGCCGCCGTACTCGCGATCGCCGTGGGCGCCACCGCGTGCGGCGGCGGCAAGAAGGACGACAACGGCTCCTCCGGTGGGGGCAAGAAGATCGCCATCGGCATCAAGTTCGACCAGCCGGGCCTCGGCCAGAAGACCCCGCAGGGCTACGCGGGCTTCGACGTGGACGTGGCCACCTATGTCGCCAAGAAGCTCGGCTACAGCGCGGACCAGATCGAGTGGAAGGAGTCGAAGAGCGCCGACCGCGAGACCATGCTGCAGCGCGGTGACGTCGACTTCATCGCCGCCACGTACTCGATCACCCCGAAGCGTGAGCAGAAGGTCGACTTCGCCGGGCCGTACCTGCTGGCGCACCAGGACGTGCTGCTGCGCGCGGACGAGACGAAGATCAAGTCTCCGTCGGACCTGAACGGCAAGAAGCTGTGCTCGGTGACCGGCTCGACCTCGGCGCAGAACCTCCACGACCGGCTGGCTCCCAAGGCGAACCTCCAGACGTACCCGACCTACTCGGCCTGTCTGGGCGGTCTGCAGAGCGGCGCCATCGACGCCCTCACCACGGACGACTCGATCCTCGCGGGCTACGCCTCCCAGGCCCAGTTCAAGGGCAAGTTCAAGCTGGGCGGCTTCAAGATGACCAACGAGAATTACGGCATCGGCGTCAAGAAGGGCAGCGCCCTCAAGGCCAAGATCAACAAGGCCCTTGAGGAGATGGTCTCCGACGGCTCGTGGCAGGCGGCCGTGAAGAAGAACCTCGGCCCGGCCGACTACAAGAACGAGCCCGCCCCGAAGATCGGCGACATCAAGAGCTGA
- a CDS encoding amino acid ABC transporter permease, which produces MFDFLDKYDVLGAFWTTVQLTLLSAVGSLVWGTLLAAMRVGPVPLMRGFGTTYVNIVRNIPLTVIILFSSLGLNQNLGINLGAKDFDTINFRLAVLGLIVYTSAFVCEAIRAGINTVPVGQAEAARAIGLSFPQVLGLVVLPQALRAAVAPLTNVLIALTKNTTVAAAIGVAEAAFLMKKMIENEAELLAISAVIAFGFVCLTLPTGLILGWVGKKVAVKR; this is translated from the coding sequence GTGTTCGACTTTCTTGACAAGTACGACGTGCTGGGCGCCTTCTGGACGACAGTGCAGCTGACGCTGCTGTCGGCCGTGGGCTCCCTGGTCTGGGGCACTCTGCTGGCCGCCATGCGGGTGGGCCCGGTACCGCTGATGCGCGGTTTCGGCACCACCTATGTGAACATCGTGCGGAACATCCCGCTCACGGTGATCATCCTCTTCTCCTCCCTCGGCCTGAACCAGAATCTGGGCATCAACCTCGGTGCCAAAGACTTCGACACGATCAACTTCCGGCTGGCCGTGCTCGGCCTGATCGTCTACACCTCGGCGTTCGTGTGCGAGGCGATCCGGGCCGGCATCAACACCGTGCCGGTGGGCCAGGCGGAGGCGGCGCGGGCCATCGGGCTGAGCTTCCCCCAGGTGCTGGGGCTGGTCGTGCTGCCGCAGGCCCTCCGCGCGGCCGTCGCTCCGCTGACCAACGTACTGATCGCACTGACGAAGAACACGACGGTGGCGGCCGCGATCGGCGTGGCGGAGGCGGCCTTCCTGATGAAGAAGATGATCGAGAACGAGGCGGAGCTGCTGGCGATCTCCGCGGTCATCGCCTTCGGGTTCGTCTGCCTGACCCTGCCGACCGGGCTGATCCTCGGCTGGGTGGGCAAGAAGGTGGCGGTGAAGCGATGA
- a CDS encoding amino acid ABC transporter permease, with the protein MSSVLYDVQGPRAKRRNVLYTAVFLIVLAGVAWWVYKSFDDKGQLAWSLWKPFFSGTEVYSTYIWPGLQKTLEAAALAMVIALPLGAVLGIARLSDHLWVRVPAVIVVEFFRAIPVLVLMIFGLALFAQYTDVSSDDRPFYAVVTGLVLYNASVLAEIVRAGILALPKGQSEAALAIGLRKGQMMRLILLPQSVTTMLPAIVSQLVVIVKDTALGGAVLTFPELMASANTMAGYYGNMIASLTVVAVIFVIINFSLTSFASWLEGRLRRGKKSTGAVLGAQDVADIAGTAATGAGGTAGPVDLSGPFVGGGQHGGGHGS; encoded by the coding sequence ATGAGCTCGGTCCTGTACGACGTCCAGGGGCCCCGCGCCAAGCGGCGCAACGTCCTGTACACGGCGGTCTTCCTGATCGTCCTCGCGGGCGTCGCATGGTGGGTGTACAAGTCGTTCGACGACAAGGGACAGCTCGCCTGGTCGCTGTGGAAGCCCTTCTTCAGCGGCACCGAGGTGTACTCGACGTACATCTGGCCCGGTCTGCAGAAGACCCTGGAGGCGGCGGCCCTGGCGATGGTCATCGCGCTTCCGCTCGGCGCCGTCCTCGGCATCGCCCGGCTCTCGGACCACCTGTGGGTGCGCGTTCCGGCCGTGATCGTGGTCGAGTTCTTCCGCGCGATCCCCGTACTGGTCCTGATGATCTTCGGGCTCGCGCTCTTCGCCCAGTACACCGACGTGAGTTCGGACGACCGGCCGTTCTACGCGGTCGTCACCGGTCTGGTGCTGTACAACGCGTCGGTGCTCGCGGAGATCGTCCGCGCGGGCATCCTCGCCCTGCCGAAGGGGCAGTCCGAGGCGGCCCTGGCGATCGGCCTGCGCAAGGGGCAGATGATGCGGCTCATCCTGCTGCCGCAGTCGGTCACCACCATGCTCCCGGCGATCGTCAGCCAGTTGGTGGTCATCGTGAAGGACACCGCCCTCGGCGGCGCGGTCCTCACCTTCCCCGAACTGATGGCCTCGGCCAACACGATGGCCGGCTACTACGGCAACATGATCGCCTCACTGACCGTGGTCGCCGTGATCTTCGTGATCATCAACTTCTCCCTGACCTCGTTCGCGAGCTGGCTGGAGGGCCGGCTGCGGCGCGGCAAGAAGTCGACGGGCGCGGTGCTCGGCGCCCAGGACGTCGCCGACATCGCCGGTACGGCGGCGACCGGGGCCGGAGGTACCGCCGGCCCCGTGGACCTCAGCGGTCCCTTCGTCGGCGGTGGTCAGCACGGCGGCGGCCACGGCAGCTGA
- a CDS encoding FAD-dependent monooxygenase, whose product MDPVIIVGAGPVGLALALALARQEVPSVVLDEGPGKDEPRPARTVVLREDTAALLERLTGVALGEQGVRWAGWRSVRRKQVMSEISFEEADPAAPLHIAQHVLTGALRAAIADEPLVKVAADSRLDSIEQERSGVTAHTRGANGTWWRGSYLVGCDGPRSTVRKLLDIRFPGRTAVERHAVAALRTELPWQGRTLLHRTPPWRQSGPSAGEVTARPLPDGVWRLDWLLPPGKDLVTPEILVARIRETLAGWTDGSTPVYDLLDTGVHTVHHRLARRWRVGRVFLAGDAAHLLGALGTQGLDEGLRDADNLAWKLAPAWHHGPHEALLDSYQAERRAVVAARLRAADQVLPVLRGAGGLRQIVPGAARGHDTLITDGHLGRGPLGAPGVYADSPLAPRQLEGEIPVGTPPGAAVTDVRVTAEDGSFVQLRDRLGRGALLVVLIAPGTGVWDRKHWVSAGVMPRLAAAVTALPYPAELLVAESYPGAPAHSVLLVRPDGHLVTALSGVRPADLYTAAEATVGGVAKEEAQAASGAR is encoded by the coding sequence ATGGACCCGGTGATCATCGTCGGAGCGGGGCCGGTCGGGCTCGCGCTCGCTCTGGCGCTGGCCCGCCAGGAGGTGCCGTCCGTCGTCCTGGACGAGGGCCCCGGCAAGGACGAACCCCGCCCGGCGCGCACCGTCGTACTGCGCGAGGACACGGCCGCCCTGCTGGAGCGGCTGACCGGGGTGGCGCTCGGTGAGCAGGGCGTGCGCTGGGCCGGATGGCGGTCCGTCAGGCGCAAGCAGGTGATGAGCGAGATCTCTTTCGAGGAGGCGGACCCCGCCGCCCCGCTGCACATCGCCCAGCACGTCCTCACCGGCGCCCTGCGCGCGGCCATCGCCGACGAGCCGCTGGTGAAGGTGGCCGCGGACAGCCGTCTGGACTCGATCGAGCAGGAGCGTTCCGGCGTCACGGCGCACACGCGCGGTGCGAACGGCACGTGGTGGCGCGGCAGTTACCTGGTCGGCTGCGACGGGCCGCGCTCCACGGTGCGCAAACTCCTGGACATCCGCTTCCCCGGCCGTACGGCGGTGGAACGGCACGCGGTCGCGGCGCTGCGCACGGAACTTCCGTGGCAGGGCCGGACGTTGCTCCATCGGACGCCGCCGTGGCGGCAGTCCGGGCCCTCGGCCGGGGAAGTGACCGCCCGCCCCCTCCCGGACGGCGTGTGGCGCCTGGACTGGCTGCTGCCACCGGGCAAGGACCTGGTGACGCCCGAGATCCTGGTGGCCCGGATCCGCGAGACGCTCGCGGGCTGGACGGACGGCTCCACACCGGTGTACGACCTGCTCGACACCGGTGTCCACACGGTGCATCACCGGCTGGCCCGCCGCTGGCGGGTCGGCCGGGTCTTCCTCGCCGGGGACGCGGCCCATCTGCTCGGCGCGCTCGGCACCCAGGGGCTGGACGAAGGCCTCCGGGACGCCGACAACCTCGCCTGGAAGCTGGCCCCGGCCTGGCACCACGGGCCGCACGAAGCGCTGCTGGACAGCTACCAGGCCGAGCGGCGTGCGGTGGTCGCCGCCCGGCTGCGCGCCGCCGACCAGGTGCTGCCGGTGCTGCGCGGCGCCGGCGGGCTGCGCCAGATCGTCCCGGGTGCGGCGCGCGGCCATGACACGCTGATCACCGACGGTCACCTCGGCCGCGGACCGCTCGGTGCGCCGGGGGTCTACGCCGACTCGCCGCTCGCGCCCCGGCAGCTGGAGGGCGAGATCCCGGTCGGCACCCCGCCCGGCGCGGCCGTCACCGACGTACGGGTCACCGCGGAGGATGGTTCCTTCGTCCAACTGCGCGACCGGCTCGGACGCGGCGCCCTGCTCGTCGTGCTGATCGCGCCCGGCACGGGGGTGTGGGACCGCAAGCACTGGGTCTCCGCCGGAGTGATGCCCCGGCTCGCGGCGGCCGTGACCGCGCTGCCGTACCCCGCCGAGCTGCTGGTCGCCGAGAGCTACCCGGGTGCGCCGGCGCACAGCGTGCTGCTCGTGCGCCCCGACGGCCATCTGGTCACCGCCCTCAGCGGCGTCCGGCCGGCCGACCTCTACACGGCGGCGGAGGCCACGGTGGGCGGCGTGGCCAAGGAGGAGGCACAGGCGGCCTCCGGCGCCCGCTGA
- a CDS encoding putative leader peptide yields the protein MTDTCVRLWRRVHMDLVRYAGCVCRPSC from the coding sequence ATGACCGACACCTGCGTGCGCCTGTGGCGGAGGGTCCACATGGACCTCGTCCGCTACGCGGGCTGCGTGTGTCGCCCGTCCTGCTGA
- a CDS encoding cysteine dioxygenase produces MSVSPASVSPAVGSAPTQADLLDFVRRTAADAELIASLPLDPEGRTWVRLKGPRGSEAWLIGWPPGTGTGWHDHAESVGAFLTASGALKENSLATRLPTDGWKTLELADGVDRERRLPAGEGRAFGRHHVHEVLNESRTEHAISVHAYYPPLPRIRRYSRSGQVLRLEQVERPEDWQ; encoded by the coding sequence GTGTCTGTCTCCCCTGCTTCCGTGTCCCCTGCTGTCGGCTCGGCGCCCACCCAGGCGGACCTCCTCGACTTCGTACGGCGTACGGCCGCCGACGCCGAGCTGATCGCCTCCCTTCCGCTCGACCCGGAGGGCCGCACCTGGGTGCGGCTGAAGGGTCCGCGCGGCAGCGAGGCATGGCTCATCGGCTGGCCGCCCGGCACCGGCACCGGCTGGCACGACCACGCCGAATCGGTCGGCGCGTTCCTCACCGCCTCGGGCGCTCTCAAGGAGAACTCCCTCGCCACCCGGCTGCCCACCGACGGCTGGAAGACCCTGGAACTCGCCGACGGTGTGGACCGCGAACGCCGGCTGCCCGCCGGCGAGGGCCGTGCCTTCGGCCGCCACCATGTGCACGAGGTCCTCAACGAGTCCCGTACGGAACACGCGATCTCCGTGCACGCCTACTACCCGCCCCTGCCGCGCATCCGCCGCTACAGTCGCAGCGGTCAGGTCCTGCGCCTGGAGCAGGTCGAACGCCCGGAGGACTGGCAGTGA
- a CDS encoding rhodanese-like domain-containing protein has protein sequence MSGVQETPAGSTPAAAAVGQRPVGIDELLERVRTGYRRIEAREAHEAARTGEALLVDIRYAALRERDGLIPGALVIERNELEWRLDPQGSHRVPEATGHDLRVVVICNEGYASSLAAASLHQLGLHRATDLVGGFQAWRAEGLPVEPPKP, from the coding sequence GTGAGCGGCGTGCAGGAGACACCGGCGGGCAGCACACCGGCTGCGGCTGCCGTGGGTCAACGGCCGGTCGGCATCGACGAGTTGCTGGAGCGGGTGCGCACGGGCTACCGGCGCATCGAGGCACGGGAGGCGCATGAGGCGGCGCGGACGGGCGAGGCTCTGCTCGTCGACATCCGGTACGCGGCCCTGCGCGAGCGGGACGGGCTGATCCCCGGTGCTCTCGTCATCGAGCGCAACGAACTGGAGTGGCGCCTCGATCCCCAGGGCAGCCACCGCGTCCCCGAGGCCACCGGCCATGACCTGCGCGTCGTGGTGATCTGCAACGAGGGCTACGCCTCCAGCCTCGCCGCCGCCTCCCTCCACCAACTGGGCCTGCACCGGGCCACAGACCTCGTGGGCGGCTTCCAGGCATGGCGGGCGGAGGGCCTGCCGGTGGAACCGCCGAAGCCCTGA
- the recX gene encoding recombination regulator RecX encodes MTRRTDWAEYEYATPGAPRGRGTGGHPGSAPGGADGHPDDGYESHDRHDAYRGTGGHGDADGAHPGDPGDEPYGGGSPGRGSRGGPGSRAGRGRGRRRRGFGDAPGEDEGAPSSSRAERGESSGDPAERARAICLRLLTGTPRTRRQLADALRQRDIPEDVAEEVLSRFEEVGLIDDGAFADAWVESRHHGRGLARRALARELRTKGVDSALIDEAVSQLDSEQEEATARELVARKLRATRGLDRDKRLRRLAGMLARKGYPEGMALRVVRQALEEEGEDTEFLGEED; translated from the coding sequence GTGACACGACGAACCGACTGGGCCGAGTACGAGTACGCCACCCCCGGTGCCCCACGGGGGAGGGGCACCGGGGGCCACCCGGGGTCAGCCCCGGGCGGTGCCGACGGACACCCGGACGACGGTTACGAGAGTCACGACAGGCACGACGCGTACCGCGGCACCGGTGGACACGGGGATGCCGACGGAGCACACCCGGGCGATCCGGGCGACGAGCCGTACGGGGGTGGCTCGCCCGGCCGAGGCTCCCGCGGTGGCCCCGGCTCGCGAGCCGGCCGGGGGCGCGGTCGGCGGCGGCGCGGTTTCGGGGACGCGCCCGGTGAGGACGAAGGCGCCCCTTCCTCGTCGAGGGCCGAGCGGGGGGAGTCTTCAGGGGACCCGGCTGAGCGGGCACGGGCGATCTGCCTGCGCCTGCTCACCGGGACCCCGCGCACCCGCAGGCAACTCGCGGACGCCCTGCGCCAGCGGGACATCCCCGAGGACGTGGCCGAGGAGGTGCTGTCGCGGTTCGAGGAGGTCGGACTGATCGACGATGGCGCGTTCGCGGACGCCTGGGTGGAGTCCCGGCACCACGGCCGGGGACTGGCGCGCCGGGCGCTCGCCCGGGAACTGCGCACCAAGGGGGTCGACTCGGCGCTGATCGACGAGGCCGTCTCCCAGCTCGACTCCGAGCAGGAGGAGGCGACGGCCCGCGAGCTCGTGGCCCGCAAACTGCGCGCCACCCGCGGACTCGACCGCGACAAGCGTCTCCGCCGCCTCGCCGGCATGCTCGCCCGCAAGGGCTACCCCGAGGGCATGGCCCTCCGTGTCGTCCGCCAGGCCCTGGAGGAAGAGGGTGAGGACACGGAGTTCCTCGGAGAAGAGGACTGA
- the recA gene encoding recombinase RecA, whose protein sequence is MAGTDREKALDAALAQIERQFGKGAVMRMGERSKEPIEVIPTGSTALDVALGVGGLPRGRVVEIYGPESSGKTTLTLHAVANAQKAGGQVAFVDAEHALDPEYARKLGVDIDNLILSQPDNGEQALEIVDMLVRSGALDLIVIDSVAALVPRAEIEGEMGDSHVGLQARLMSQALRKITSALNQSKTTAIFINQLREKIGVMFGSPETTTGGRALKFYASVRIDIRRIETLKDGTEAVGNRTRCKVVKNKVAPPFKQAEFDILYGQGISREGGLIDMGVEHGFVRKAGAWYTYEGDQLGQGKENARNFLKDNPDLANEIEKKIKEKLGVGVRPEEPAAEPGGDAAVTTAAADDAKTVSAPAAAKATKPKAAAAKS, encoded by the coding sequence ATGGCAGGAACCGACCGCGAGAAGGCGCTCGACGCCGCGCTCGCGCAGATTGAACGGCAATTCGGCAAGGGCGCGGTCATGCGCATGGGCGAGCGGTCGAAGGAGCCCATCGAGGTCATCCCGACCGGGTCGACCGCACTCGACGTGGCCCTCGGTGTCGGCGGCCTGCCGCGCGGCCGCGTGGTGGAGATCTACGGACCGGAGTCCTCCGGTAAGACGACCCTGACCCTGCACGCGGTGGCGAACGCGCAGAAGGCCGGCGGCCAGGTCGCCTTCGTGGACGCCGAGCACGCCCTCGATCCCGAGTACGCGCGCAAGCTGGGCGTCGACATCGACAACCTGATCCTCTCCCAGCCGGACAACGGCGAGCAGGCGCTGGAGATCGTGGACATGCTCGTCCGCTCCGGCGCGCTCGACCTCATCGTCATCGACTCCGTCGCCGCGCTCGTCCCGCGCGCGGAGATCGAGGGCGAGATGGGCGACTCGCACGTGGGTCTGCAGGCCCGCCTGATGAGCCAGGCCCTCCGCAAGATCACCAGCGCGCTCAACCAGTCGAAGACCACGGCGATCTTCATCAACCAGTTGCGCGAGAAGATCGGCGTGATGTTCGGTTCCCCGGAGACCACGACCGGTGGCCGCGCGCTCAAGTTCTACGCCTCGGTGCGTATCGACATCCGCCGCATCGAGACCCTGAAGGACGGCACCGAGGCGGTCGGCAACCGCACCCGCTGCAAGGTCGTCAAGAACAAGGTCGCCCCGCCCTTCAAGCAGGCCGAGTTCGACATCCTCTACGGCCAGGGCATCAGCCGCGAGGGCGGCCTGATCGACATGGGCGTGGAGCACGGCTTCGTCCGCAAGGCCGGCGCCTGGTACACGTACGAGGGCGACCAGCTCGGCCAGGGCAAGGAGAACGCGCGCAACTTCCTCAAGGACAACCCCGACCTGGCCAACGAGATCGAGAAGAAGATCAAGGAGAAGCTGGGCGTCGGAGTCCGGCCGGAGGAGCCCGCCGCCGAGCCGGGCGGGGACGCGGCTGTCACCACCGCGGCCGCCGACGACGCCAAGACGGTGTCCGCCCCGGCAGCCGCCAAGGCCACCAAGCCCAAGGCCGCCGCAGCCAAGAGCTGA